In Pelmatolapia mariae isolate MD_Pm_ZW linkage group LG2, Pm_UMD_F_2, whole genome shotgun sequence, one DNA window encodes the following:
- the ppp2r2ba gene encoding serine/threonine-protein phosphatase 2A 55 kDa regulatory subunit B beta isoform isoform X2, which yields MEEESDTRKINNSFLRDHNYATEADIISTVEFNSSGELLATGDKGGRVVVFQREQESKSQPQRRGEYNVYSTFQSHEPEFDYLKSLEIEEKINKIKWLPQQNAAYFLLSTNDKTVKLWKISERDKRPEGYNLKDEDGRIRDPSTITTLRVPVLQPMDLMVEATARRVFSNAHTYHINSISVNSDLQTFISTDDLRINLWNLEITDRSFNIVDIKPANMEELTEVITSAEFHPQECNTFAYSSSKGSIRLCDMRQAALCDKHCKYFEEPEDPSTRSFFSEIISSISDVKFSHSGRYLMTRDYLTVKVWDLQMENKPLETYQVHDYLRGKLCSLYENDCIFDKFECVWNGSDSVIMTGSYNNFFRMFDRNTKRDVTLEASRENSKPRAILKPRKVCVGGKRRKDEISVDSLDFSKKILHTTWHPHENIIAVAATNNLYIFQDKVN from the exons ATGGAGGAGGAGAGTGACACCCGGAAAATCAACAACAGCTTCCTTCGCGACCACAACTATGCAACCGAAG CTGACATTATCTCAACGGTGGAGTTTAACTCATCGGGGGAGCTGTTGGCCACTGGGGATAAAGGAGGCAGAGTGGTTGTCTTCCAAAGGGAGCAGGAG AGTAAGAGTCAGCCCCAGCGTCGTGGGGAGTACAATGTTTACAGCACATTCCAGAGCCATGAGCCAGAGTTTGACTACCTGAAGAGTTTGGAGATTGAGGAGAAGATCAACAAGATCAAATGGCTTCCTCAGCAGAATGCAGCATATTTTCTGCTTTCCACCAACG ACAAGACAGTGAAGCTGTGGAAGATCAGTGAGAGGGACAAGCGCCCTGAAGGCTACAACCTGAAGGATGAGGACGGACGGATCCGAGACCCATCCACCATCACCACTCTACGG GTGCCGGTGCTTCAGCCTATGGATTTGATGGTCGAGGCTACAGCCAGGCGGGTGTTCAGCAACGCCCATACCTACCACATCAACTCCATCTCTGTCAACTCCGACCTTCAGACCTTCATCTCCACCGATGACCTTCGGATAAACCTGTGGAACCTGGAGATCACCGACCGCAGCTTCA ACATTGTGGACATCAAACCAGCCAACATGGAGGAGCTGACGGAAGTAATCACCTCTGCAGAGTTCCACCCGCAGGAGTGTAACACCTTTGCCTACAGTAGCAGCAAAGGTTCAATACGCCTCTGTGACATGAGACAGGCCGCACTCTGTGACAAGCACTGCAAAT ACTTTGAGGAGCCAGAGGATCCATCCACTCGCTCCTTCTTCTCTGAAATCATCTCATCCATCTCTGACGTGAAGTTCAGCCACAGTGGACGCTACCTGATGACAAGAGACTACCTCACTGTAAAGGTGTGGGACCTTCAAATGGAGAACAAGCCGCTCGAGACGTACCAG GTTCACGACTATTTACGGGGTAAGCTGTGTTCTCTGTACGAAAACGACTGCATCTTTGACAAGTTTGAGTGCGTCTGGAATGGATCAGACAG cGTCATAATGACCGGCTCTTACAACAATTTTTTCCGAATGTTCGACCGGAATACCAAACGCGATGTCACACTGGAAGCATCCAGAGAGAACAGCAAACCCAGAGCTATTCTGAAGCCTCGCAAG GTGTGTGTAGGTGGGAAGCGGCGTAAGGATGAGATCAGCGTCGACAGCCTTGACTTCAGCAAGAAGATCCTTCACACGACGTGGCACCCACATGAAAACATCATTGCTGTAGCAGCCACCAACAACCTATACATCTTTCAGGACAAGGTCAACTAA
- the ppp2r2ba gene encoding serine/threonine-protein phosphatase 2A 55 kDa regulatory subunit B beta isoform isoform X1, producing MKCFSRYLPYLFRPPSTILSSTCHTEADIISTVEFNSSGELLATGDKGGRVVVFQREQESKSQPQRRGEYNVYSTFQSHEPEFDYLKSLEIEEKINKIKWLPQQNAAYFLLSTNDKTVKLWKISERDKRPEGYNLKDEDGRIRDPSTITTLRVPVLQPMDLMVEATARRVFSNAHTYHINSISVNSDLQTFISTDDLRINLWNLEITDRSFNIVDIKPANMEELTEVITSAEFHPQECNTFAYSSSKGSIRLCDMRQAALCDKHCKYFEEPEDPSTRSFFSEIISSISDVKFSHSGRYLMTRDYLTVKVWDLQMENKPLETYQVHDYLRGKLCSLYENDCIFDKFECVWNGSDSVIMTGSYNNFFRMFDRNTKRDVTLEASRENSKPRAILKPRKVCVGGKRRKDEISVDSLDFSKKILHTTWHPHENIIAVAATNNLYIFQDKVN from the exons CTGACATTATCTCAACGGTGGAGTTTAACTCATCGGGGGAGCTGTTGGCCACTGGGGATAAAGGAGGCAGAGTGGTTGTCTTCCAAAGGGAGCAGGAG AGTAAGAGTCAGCCCCAGCGTCGTGGGGAGTACAATGTTTACAGCACATTCCAGAGCCATGAGCCAGAGTTTGACTACCTGAAGAGTTTGGAGATTGAGGAGAAGATCAACAAGATCAAATGGCTTCCTCAGCAGAATGCAGCATATTTTCTGCTTTCCACCAACG ACAAGACAGTGAAGCTGTGGAAGATCAGTGAGAGGGACAAGCGCCCTGAAGGCTACAACCTGAAGGATGAGGACGGACGGATCCGAGACCCATCCACCATCACCACTCTACGG GTGCCGGTGCTTCAGCCTATGGATTTGATGGTCGAGGCTACAGCCAGGCGGGTGTTCAGCAACGCCCATACCTACCACATCAACTCCATCTCTGTCAACTCCGACCTTCAGACCTTCATCTCCACCGATGACCTTCGGATAAACCTGTGGAACCTGGAGATCACCGACCGCAGCTTCA ACATTGTGGACATCAAACCAGCCAACATGGAGGAGCTGACGGAAGTAATCACCTCTGCAGAGTTCCACCCGCAGGAGTGTAACACCTTTGCCTACAGTAGCAGCAAAGGTTCAATACGCCTCTGTGACATGAGACAGGCCGCACTCTGTGACAAGCACTGCAAAT ACTTTGAGGAGCCAGAGGATCCATCCACTCGCTCCTTCTTCTCTGAAATCATCTCATCCATCTCTGACGTGAAGTTCAGCCACAGTGGACGCTACCTGATGACAAGAGACTACCTCACTGTAAAGGTGTGGGACCTTCAAATGGAGAACAAGCCGCTCGAGACGTACCAG GTTCACGACTATTTACGGGGTAAGCTGTGTTCTCTGTACGAAAACGACTGCATCTTTGACAAGTTTGAGTGCGTCTGGAATGGATCAGACAG cGTCATAATGACCGGCTCTTACAACAATTTTTTCCGAATGTTCGACCGGAATACCAAACGCGATGTCACACTGGAAGCATCCAGAGAGAACAGCAAACCCAGAGCTATTCTGAAGCCTCGCAAG GTGTGTGTAGGTGGGAAGCGGCGTAAGGATGAGATCAGCGTCGACAGCCTTGACTTCAGCAAGAAGATCCTTCACACGACGTGGCACCCACATGAAAACATCATTGCTGTAGCAGCCACCAACAACCTATACATCTTTCAGGACAAGGTCAACTAA